The following are encoded together in the Ictidomys tridecemlineatus isolate mIctTri1 chromosome X, mIctTri1.hap1, whole genome shotgun sequence genome:
- the Wdr13 gene encoding WD repeat-containing protein 13 isoform X1 → MAAVWQQVLAVDARYNAYRTPTFPQFRTQYIRRRSQLLRENAKAGHPPALRRQYLRLRGQLLGQRYGPLSEPGSARAYSNSIVRSSRTTLDRMEDFEDDPRALGARGHRRSVSRGSYQLQAQMNRAVYEDRPPGSVVPTSAAEASRAMAGDTSLSENYAFAGMYHVFDQHVDEAVPRVRFANDDRHRLACCSLDGSISLCQLVPAPPTVLRVLRGHTRGVSDFAWSLSNDILVSTSLDATMRIWASEDGRCIREIPDPDGAELLCCTFQPVNNNLTVVGNAKHNVHVMNISTGKKVKGGSSKLTGRVLALSFDAPGRLLWAGDDRGSVFSFLFDMATGKLTKAKRLVVHEGSPVTSISARSWVSREARDPSLLINACLNKLLLYRVVDNEGTLQLKRSFPIEQSSHPVRSIFCPLMSFRQGACVVTGSEDMCVHFFDVERAAKAAVNKLQGHSAPVLDVSFNCDESLLASSDASGMVIVWRREQK, encoded by the exons ATGGCCGCGGTGTGGCAGCAAGTCTTAGCAGTGGACGCGAG GTACAACGCGTACCGCACACCAACGTTTCCACAGTTTCGGACCCAATATATCCGTCGGCGCAGCCAGCTGCTGCGGGAGAATGCCAAGGCTGGGCACCCCCCAGCACTGCGTCGGCAGTACCTGAGGCTGCGGGGCCAGCTGTTGGGCCAGCGTTACGGGCCCCTCTCTGAGCCAGGCAGTGCACGTGCCTATAGCAACAGCATCGTCCGCAGCAGCCGCACAACCCTTGACCGCATGGAG GACTTTGAGGACGATCCCCGAGCCCTGGGGGCCCGAGGGCACCGCCGTTCTGTCAGCCGTGGCTCCTATCAGCTGCAGGCACAGATGAACCGTGCTGTCTATGAGGACAG GCCTCCTGGCAGCGTGGTGCCCACATCAGCAGCAGAGGCAAGTCGGGCCATGGCTGGGGACACATCGCTGAGCGAGAACTATGCCTTTGCAGGCATGTACCATGTTTTTGACCAGCATGTGGATGAGGCAG TCCCAAGGGTGCGCTTCGCCAATGACGACCGACACCGCCTGGCTTGCTGCTCACTCGACGGCAGCATCTCCCTGTGCCAGCTGGTGCCTGCCCCACCTACTGTGCTCCGCGTGCTGAGGGGCCACACCCGTGGTGTCTCCGACTTCGCCTGGTCCCTCTCCAATGACATCCTCGTGTCCACCTCGCTGGATGCCACCATGCGCATCTGGGCTTCCGAGGACGGCCGCTGCATTCGGGAGATCCCTGACCCTGATGGCGCCGAACTGCTCTGCTGCACCTTTCAGCCCGTCAACAACAACCTCACTGTG GTGGGGAATGCCAAGCACAATGTGCATGTCATGAACATCTCCACTGGCAAGAAAGTGAAAGGTGGCTCCAGCAAGCTGACAGGACGTGTTCTTGCTCTGTCCTTTGATGCCCCTGGCAGGCTGCTCTGGGCGGGTGATGACCGTGGCagtgtcttctccttcctctttgacATGGCCACAG GAAAGCTGACCAAAGCCAAGCGGCTGGTGGTGCATGAGGGCAGCCCTGTGACCAGCATCTCTGCCCGTTCTTGGGTCAGCCGTGAGGCCCGGGACCCCTCGCTGCTCATCAATGCTTGCCTCAACAAGCTGCTACTTTACAG GGTGGTGGACAACGAGGGGACCCTGCAGCTGAAGAGAAGCTTTCCCATTGAGCAGAGCTCACACCCTGTGCGCAGCATCTTCTGTCCCCTCATGTCCTTCCGCCAGGGGGCCTGTGTGG TGACAGGCAGTGAGGACATGTGCGTGCACTTCTTTGATGTGGAGCGAGCAGCCAAGGCTGCTGTCAACAAGCTGCAGGGCCACAGTGCGCCTGTACTTGACGTCAGCTTCAACTGCGACGAGAGCCTGCTGGCCTCCAGTGACGCCAGCGGCATGGTCATCGTCTGGAGACGGGAGCAAAAGTAG
- the Wdr13 gene encoding WD repeat-containing protein 13 isoform X2, translating into MEDFEDDPRALGARGHRRSVSRGSYQLQAQMNRAVYEDRPPGSVVPTSAAEASRAMAGDTSLSENYAFAGMYHVFDQHVDEAVPRVRFANDDRHRLACCSLDGSISLCQLVPAPPTVLRVLRGHTRGVSDFAWSLSNDILVSTSLDATMRIWASEDGRCIREIPDPDGAELLCCTFQPVNNNLTVVGNAKHNVHVMNISTGKKVKGGSSKLTGRVLALSFDAPGRLLWAGDDRGSVFSFLFDMATGKLTKAKRLVVHEGSPVTSISARSWVSREARDPSLLINACLNKLLLYRVVDNEGTLQLKRSFPIEQSSHPVRSIFCPLMSFRQGACVVTGSEDMCVHFFDVERAAKAAVNKLQGHSAPVLDVSFNCDESLLASSDASGMVIVWRREQK; encoded by the exons ATGGAG GACTTTGAGGACGATCCCCGAGCCCTGGGGGCCCGAGGGCACCGCCGTTCTGTCAGCCGTGGCTCCTATCAGCTGCAGGCACAGATGAACCGTGCTGTCTATGAGGACAG GCCTCCTGGCAGCGTGGTGCCCACATCAGCAGCAGAGGCAAGTCGGGCCATGGCTGGGGACACATCGCTGAGCGAGAACTATGCCTTTGCAGGCATGTACCATGTTTTTGACCAGCATGTGGATGAGGCAG TCCCAAGGGTGCGCTTCGCCAATGACGACCGACACCGCCTGGCTTGCTGCTCACTCGACGGCAGCATCTCCCTGTGCCAGCTGGTGCCTGCCCCACCTACTGTGCTCCGCGTGCTGAGGGGCCACACCCGTGGTGTCTCCGACTTCGCCTGGTCCCTCTCCAATGACATCCTCGTGTCCACCTCGCTGGATGCCACCATGCGCATCTGGGCTTCCGAGGACGGCCGCTGCATTCGGGAGATCCCTGACCCTGATGGCGCCGAACTGCTCTGCTGCACCTTTCAGCCCGTCAACAACAACCTCACTGTG GTGGGGAATGCCAAGCACAATGTGCATGTCATGAACATCTCCACTGGCAAGAAAGTGAAAGGTGGCTCCAGCAAGCTGACAGGACGTGTTCTTGCTCTGTCCTTTGATGCCCCTGGCAGGCTGCTCTGGGCGGGTGATGACCGTGGCagtgtcttctccttcctctttgacATGGCCACAG GAAAGCTGACCAAAGCCAAGCGGCTGGTGGTGCATGAGGGCAGCCCTGTGACCAGCATCTCTGCCCGTTCTTGGGTCAGCCGTGAGGCCCGGGACCCCTCGCTGCTCATCAATGCTTGCCTCAACAAGCTGCTACTTTACAG GGTGGTGGACAACGAGGGGACCCTGCAGCTGAAGAGAAGCTTTCCCATTGAGCAGAGCTCACACCCTGTGCGCAGCATCTTCTGTCCCCTCATGTCCTTCCGCCAGGGGGCCTGTGTGG TGACAGGCAGTGAGGACATGTGCGTGCACTTCTTTGATGTGGAGCGAGCAGCCAAGGCTGCTGTCAACAAGCTGCAGGGCCACAGTGCGCCTGTACTTGACGTCAGCTTCAACTGCGACGAGAGCCTGCTGGCCTCCAGTGACGCCAGCGGCATGGTCATCGTCTGGAGACGGGAGCAAAAGTAG